From Coffea arabica cultivar ET-39 chromosome 2e, Coffea Arabica ET-39 HiFi, whole genome shotgun sequence, the proteins below share one genomic window:
- the LOC140036651 gene encoding small ribosomal subunit protein uS5c-like isoform X1: MAASPSSLSTFSSLSIHHPPRLSHLPSSHPSLSPLKNPKYSLFLLPKVTKISPVKATSGGAETIYFDNVDPEEVSTFDPPERPEDFVPPPSFDEGPIETEDEIARGYEEIYGPAYSGETFLGNDIYVMDPKVKKTSGFGSQGQREKVKDGFDERVVQVSRVTKVVKGGKQLHFRAVVVVGDKKGHVGVGVGKAKEVAVAVQKSAVNARRNVITVPMTKYLTFPHRSDADYGAAKVMLRPASPGTGVIAGGAVRIVLELAGVENALGKQLGSNNPLNNARATVVAVLKMRQFSEVAQERGIPMEELWK; encoded by the exons ATGGCTGCCTCTCCAAGCTCCTTATCCACCTTCTCCTCCCTTTCCATTCATCACCCACCACGCCTTTCCCATCTCCCCTCTTCTCACCCCTCCCTCTCCCCTTTAAAAAACCCCAAATATTCCCTATTTCTCCTTCCCAAAGTCACAAAAATCAGCCCCGTCAAGGCTACTTCTGGTGGTGCGGAAACAATTTATTTTGACAATGTAGACCCGGAAGAAGTCTCCACATTCGACCCACCAGAGCGCCCGGAAGACTTTGTTCCACCTCCTTCTTTTGACGAAGGGCCAATTGAGACAGAAGATGAAATAGCCCGAGGGTATGAAGAAATCTATGGGCCAGCATACAGTGGTGAAACTTTTCTTGGAAATGACATCTATGTGATGGATCCTAAGGTGAAAAAGACAAGTGGGTTTGGGTCACAAGGCCAGAGGGAAAAGGTTAAAGATGGCTTTGACGAGAGAGTGGTGCAAGTGAGCAGAGTGACCAAAGTTGTTAAAGGCGGCAAGCAATTGCATTTCAGGGCTGTGGTTGTTGTGGGTGATAAAAAGGGACATGTTGGTGTTGGAGTTGGGAAAGCTAAGGAAGTTGCTGTTGCTGTTCAGAAATCTGCTGTTAATGCTAGAAGGAATGTCATCACAGTGCCCATGACCAAGTATCTGACATTTCCTCACAG ATCTGATGCGGATTATGGTGCGGCAAAAGTCATGCTTAGACCTGCATCCCCGGGTACTGGAGTGATTGCTGGTGGAGCTGTGAGGATTGTTCTAGAATTGGCTGGAGTTGAGAATGCTCTGGGCAAGCAGCTTGGAAGTAACAATCCCCTCAATAATGCAAGAGCAACAGTCGTGGCTGTGCTGAAGATGAGGCAATTTAGTGAAGTTGCACAAGAGCGTGGTATTCCAATGGAAGAGCTTTGGAAGTGA
- the LOC140036651 gene encoding small ribosomal subunit protein uS5c-like isoform X2, protein MAASPSSLSTFSSLSIHHPPRLSHLPSSHPSLSPLKNPKYSLFLLPKVTKISPVKATSGGAETIYFDNVDPEEVSTFDPPERPEDFVPPPSFDEGPIETEDEIARGYEEIYGPAYSGETFLGNDIYVMDPKVKKTSGFGSQGQREKVKDGFDERVVQVSRVTKVVKGGKQLHFRAVVVVGDKKGHVGVGVGKAKEVAVAVQKSAVNARRNVITVPMTKYLTFPHRQGTYASTQNSPCLLESCLCSL, encoded by the exons ATGGCTGCCTCTCCAAGCTCCTTATCCACCTTCTCCTCCCTTTCCATTCATCACCCACCACGCCTTTCCCATCTCCCCTCTTCTCACCCCTCCCTCTCCCCTTTAAAAAACCCCAAATATTCCCTATTTCTCCTTCCCAAAGTCACAAAAATCAGCCCCGTCAAGGCTACTTCTGGTGGTGCGGAAACAATTTATTTTGACAATGTAGACCCGGAAGAAGTCTCCACATTCGACCCACCAGAGCGCCCGGAAGACTTTGTTCCACCTCCTTCTTTTGACGAAGGGCCAATTGAGACAGAAGATGAAATAGCCCGAGGGTATGAAGAAATCTATGGGCCAGCATACAGTGGTGAAACTTTTCTTGGAAATGACATCTATGTGATGGATCCTAAGGTGAAAAAGACAAGTGGGTTTGGGTCACAAGGCCAGAGGGAAAAGGTTAAAGATGGCTTTGACGAGAGAGTGGTGCAAGTGAGCAGAGTGACCAAAGTTGTTAAAGGCGGCAAGCAATTGCATTTCAGGGCTGTGGTTGTTGTGGGTGATAAAAAGGGACATGTTGGTGTTGGAGTTGGGAAAGCTAAGGAAGTTGCTGTTGCTGTTCAGAAATCTGCTGTTAATGCTAGAAGGAATGTCATCACAGTGCCCATGACCAAGTATCTGACATTTCCTCACAG ACAGGGTACATATGCATCAACACAGAATTCACCTTGCCTGCTTGAGAGTTGTCTTTGTTCACTTTAA
- the LOC113726037 gene encoding uncharacterized protein has product MAAIPIAKNAAFNLSKAFPRSNYPLLYGKVSRVCFTSATKHSEGQYAEHDDRRRDHGRDLYADKSDEDAAEMTKRARESVKESMGKTKERTQEMEEKAKEAAEKAKHRTESVAERAAEKAKEGKDWAADTAQETKEKAKDRADEMKEKTEDTAYEMKEKTKGTAETVAEKTKEGAYKVVETAETVGEKAKQTMKDAWGAAKETTQKIKETVVGKDDDDDKDRVEDFMEDHVRKPARKHRDIPVTEAPKGEHPDGVTMDEDVVELRRKAGQHDHHDKKH; this is encoded by the exons ATGGCAGCCATTCCTATAGCTAAAAACGCCGCCTTCAACCTTTCCAAGGCTTTTCCCCGGTCCAATTATCCTCTTCTTTACGGCAAAGTGTCCAGGGTCTGTTTcacttctgcaacaaaacaTTCCGAG GGTCAATATGCAGAACACGATGATAGAAGAAGAGATCACGGTAGGGATCTTTATGCTGATAAGTCTGATGAAGATGCCGCTGAAATGActaagagagcaagagaaagtGTGAAGGAAAGCATGGGCAAAACCAAAGAGCGAACCCAAGAAATGGAGGAGAAGGCCAAGGAGGCTGCTGAGAAAGCAAAGCACAGGACTGAAAGCGTGGCTGAAAGGGCAGCTGAGAAGGCCAAAGAAGGGAAAGACTGGGCAGCGGATACAGCGCAAGAAACTAAAGAGAAGGCCAAGGATAGAGCTGATGAAATGAAGGAGAAGACTGAAGACACGGCTTATGAAATGAAGGAGAAGACTAAGGGGACGGCCGAAACGGTGGCCGAGAAGACGAAGGAAGGGGCGTATAAGGTGGTGGAAACGGCCGAGACTGTTGGGGAGAAGGCTAAGCAGACTATGAAGGATGCTTGGGGAGCTGCAAAGGAGACTACTCAGAAGATTAAAGAAACTGTGGTTGGcaaggatgatgatgatgataaggACCGTGTTGAAGATTTCATGGAAGATCATGTTAGGAAGCCTGCTAGAAAGCACAGGGATATCCCTGTCACTGAGGCACCTAAGGGAGAGCACCCTGACGGTGTGACAATGGATGAAGATGTTGTGGAGCTGAGGAGGAAAGCAGGGCAGCATGATCATCACGATAAGAAACACTAG
- the LOC113726039 gene encoding uncharacterized protein, whose amino-acid sequence MEQEGQQQRQSKEVENPAPHQPPPPRKCPRCESLNTKFCYYNNYNLSQPRYFCKNCRRYWTHGGTLRNVPVGGSSRKAKRGRVSPISCGGESSRSRPFPPTRPQQPPPQQQPEGIFPNIANMAALVSGIVNLPPSTQQSSRTISWVHPLIPSSIYPNGLFAGFDGMQMPPLSGQGQGMSRPLHIGGGIDATTGAGANTPIFHGFDFSSMKPQQAPSQPLQIRDQPSQSIGIGNQYKDKQPLFTPDGNMALTAGNLNSWTTAGNSSNASTSNSNIWTNTNGASTSCGPTDSSFNPNDWPNIPDYDDGE is encoded by the coding sequence ATGGAGCAAGAAGGACAGCAACAAAGGCAATCCAAAGAGGTGGAAAATCCTGCTCCACATCAGCCACCACCACCCAGGAAATGTCCTAGGTGTGAGTCGCTCAATACCAAGTTTTGCTACTACAACAACTACAATCTGTCTCAGCCTAGGTATTTCTGCAAGAATTGCAGGAGATACTGGACTCATGGTGGAACCCTAAGGAACGTTCCAGTCGGCGGTAGCTCTCGAAAGGCCAAACGGGGCAGAGTTTCGCCTATTTCATGTGGTGGAGAGAGCTCAAGATCTCGACCTTTCCCACCGACAAGACCACAACAACCACCACCACAGCAGCAGCCAGAGGGTATTTTCCCAAACATAGCCAACATGGCTGCCTTGGTTTCAGGGATTGTTAACTTACCCCCGAGCACCCAGCAGTCCTCGAGAACCATTTCTTGGGTTCATCCACTAATACCAAGTTCAATTTATCCAAATGGGCTGTTTGCTGGATTTGATGGCATGCAAATGCCACCCTTGAGCGGCCAAGGTCAAGGAATGAGTCGACCACTCCATATTGGCGGTGGGATTGATGCTACTACTGGAGCGGGTGCTAATACCCCAATCTTTCATGGATTTGATTTCTCATCCATGAAACCCCAGCAGGCTCCATCTCAACCGCTGCAAATTCGCGATCAGCCCAGTCAATCCATTGGAATAGGTAATCAATACAAGGACAAGCAACCTTTGTTCACACCTGATGGAAACATGGCTTTGACTGCAGGAAATCTGAATTCTTGGACCACTGCCGGGAATTCCAGCAATGCTAGTACCTCCAACTCCAACATCTGGACCAACACCAATGGAGCAAGCACCTCTTGTGGCCCGACTGATTCTTCTTTCAACCCGAATGACTGGCCTAATATTCCAGACTATGATGATGGTGAATAA